Proteins from one Anastrepha obliqua isolate idAnaObli1 chromosome 2, idAnaObli1_1.0, whole genome shotgun sequence genomic window:
- the LOC129238798 gene encoding transmembrane protein 203 has translation MFKLSEIVRWLGLTEFEILINLCGMLTFTVVLAFKISGTYTNSVIDWFTTFSPLFCIDIFNAYFCVIVGIRMYLDSDNKRKALHRVMWSSYFLVLIAIFKYLLCLKLSEQTELEYSEVFSPLFVLLQLVAIRACQIPNS, from the coding sequence ATGTTTAAATTATCGGAGATTGTACGCTGGCTTGGTCTTACGgaatttgaaatattaataaaccTATGTGGAATGCTTACCTTTACTGTGGTATTAGCATTTAAGATATCTGGAACTTATACAAATTCAGTGATCGATTGGTTTACCACCTTCAGTCCCTTATTttgtattgatatttttaatgcatACTTCTGTGTAATTGTAGGCATTCGAATGTATCTTGACTCGGACAACAAGCGAAAAGCACTCCATAGAGTTATGTGGAGCTCGTATTTTCTCGTGTTAAttgcaatatttaaatatttattatgcttAAAATTATCTGAACAAACTGAATTAGAATATAGCGAAGTTTTTTCAccactttttgttttgctgcagtTGGTGGCAATAAGAGCTTGTCAAATACCGAACTCATAA
- the LOC129238800 gene encoding ribonuclease P protein subunit p20: MGNLKNGTHVKRIPRKLFNSEHDVYITSNSSFEAQVKHCTNIFNLGGKEIFIHCLGSSISRCLNLVLHLVKKSDLSLSYSIHTSTIHLIDESHPLHEEGDVALKKRSNSAVHVRLTRHMS, from the exons ATGGGTAATTTGAAAAATGGTACTCATGTGAAAAGGATTCCACGAAAACTTTTTAATAGCGAACACGATGTATATATTACATCTAACTCAAGTTTTGAG GCACAAGTTAAGCACTGCacgaatattttcaatttaggaggaaaagaaatatttatacattGCCTAGGAAGTTCAATTAGCCGTTGCTTAAACTTAGTCTTACATCTAGTGAAGAAATCGGACCTGAGCTTATCATACTCAATTCATACTTCAACTATTCATTTGATTG ATGAATCTCATCCTTTACATGAAGAGGGAGACGTTGCCTTAAAGAAACGAAGCAATTCTGCTGTACATGTTAGGCTCACGCGACATATGTCTTAA